In Saccharolobus solfataricus, a genomic segment contains:
- the glgX gene encoding glycogen debranching protein GlgX: MALFFRTRDRPLRPGDPYPLGSNWIEDDDGVNFSLFSENAEKVELLLYSLTNQKYPKEIIEVKNKTGDIWHVFVPGLRPGQLYAYRVYGPYKPELGLRFNPNKVLIDPYAKAINGSVIWNDAVFGYKIGDQNQDLTYDERDSGEYVPKSVVINPYFEWDDEDFIKGKKVPLKDTVIYEVHVKGFTKLRLDLPENIRGTYEGLASEQMISYLKDLGITTVELMPVFHFIDQRFLTDKGLTNYWGYDPINFFSPECRYSSTGCLGGQVLSFKKMVNELHNAGIEVIIDVVYNHTAEGNHLGPTLSFRGIDNTAYYMLQPDNKRYYLDFTGTGNTLNLSHPRVIQMVLDSLRYWVTEMHVDGFRFDLAAALARELYSVNMLNTFFIALQQDPILSQVKLIAEPWDVGQGGYQVGNFPYQWAEWNGKYRDSIRRFWRGEALPYSEIANRLLGSPDIYLGNNKTPFASINYVTSHDGFTLEDLVSYNQKHNEANGFNNQDGMNENYSWNCGAEGPTNDQNVVICREKQKRNFMITLLVSQGTPMILGGDELSRTQRGNNNAFCQDNEITWFDWNLDERKSKFLEFVKKMIQFYRAHPAFRRERYFQGKKLFGMPLKDVTFYTLEGREVDEKTWSSPTQLVIFVLEGSVMDEINMYGERIADDSFLIILNANPNNVKVKFPKGKWELVISSYLREIKPEERIIEGEKELEIEGRTALVYRRIEL, from the coding sequence ATGGCATTATTCTTCAGAACTAGAGATAGGCCTCTTCGTCCCGGAGATCCATATCCATTAGGTTCGAATTGGATAGAAGATGATGATGGTGTGAATTTTTCATTATTCTCAGAAAATGCAGAAAAAGTCGAATTACTCCTTTACTCACTGACAAACCAAAAGTACCCAAAGGAGATAATAGAGGTTAAAAACAAAACGGGAGATATTTGGCACGTCTTCGTCCCGGGACTGAGACCCGGGCAACTTTACGCATATAGGGTTTATGGCCCATATAAACCGGAGTTGGGATTAAGGTTTAATCCAAATAAGGTTTTAATAGACCCTTATGCTAAAGCCATAAACGGTAGTGTAATTTGGAACGACGCGGTATTTGGTTATAAGATAGGAGATCAAAATCAAGATTTGACCTATGACGAGAGGGATTCCGGCGAATATGTTCCTAAAAGTGTTGTGATTAATCCATACTTTGAGTGGGACGATGAGGATTTCATTAAGGGAAAGAAAGTTCCATTAAAGGATACAGTAATTTACGAAGTTCACGTAAAAGGGTTTACAAAACTTAGGTTGGATTTGCCGGAAAACATAAGGGGAACTTATGAAGGTCTTGCCTCAGAACAAATGATCAGCTATCTCAAAGATCTAGGGATTACTACTGTGGAACTAATGCCAGTTTTCCATTTTATCGATCAAAGATTTCTGACAGATAAGGGGCTAACGAATTACTGGGGGTATGACCCAATAAATTTCTTCTCTCCTGAATGTAGATATTCCAGTACTGGCTGTTTAGGAGGGCAAGTATTAAGTTTCAAAAAAATGGTAAACGAATTACATAACGCAGGAATTGAGGTTATAATCGATGTAGTTTATAATCACACTGCTGAGGGGAATCATTTAGGCCCAACGTTAAGTTTCAGAGGTATTGATAATACAGCATATTACATGCTCCAACCAGATAATAAAAGATATTATTTAGACTTTACCGGAACTGGCAATACGTTAAATCTTAGCCATCCTAGAGTCATCCAGATGGTCTTAGATAGCTTAAGATATTGGGTTACAGAGATGCACGTAGATGGCTTTAGATTTGACTTAGCAGCAGCTTTAGCCAGGGAATTATACAGCGTTAATATGTTAAATACGTTCTTCATTGCTCTACAGCAAGACCCAATATTGTCACAAGTAAAACTGATAGCTGAGCCTTGGGATGTGGGACAAGGGGGATATCAAGTAGGGAATTTCCCATATCAATGGGCAGAGTGGAATGGAAAGTATAGGGATTCGATAAGGAGATTTTGGAGAGGAGAAGCGTTACCCTATAGCGAGATTGCTAACAGATTATTAGGCTCGCCGGACATTTACTTAGGTAATAATAAAACACCATTTGCCAGTATAAATTACGTAACTTCTCATGATGGTTTCACATTAGAGGATTTAGTCAGTTATAATCAAAAACACAATGAAGCGAATGGATTTAACAATCAAGATGGAATGAACGAGAACTATAGTTGGAATTGTGGTGCAGAAGGACCAACAAATGACCAAAACGTGGTAATATGCAGGGAGAAACAAAAAAGGAACTTTATGATAACGTTACTCGTTAGTCAAGGAACCCCTATGATATTGGGAGGAGATGAGCTAAGCAGGACACAAAGAGGAAATAATAACGCGTTTTGTCAAGACAACGAGATAACTTGGTTTGATTGGAATTTAGATGAGAGAAAATCAAAATTTTTAGAGTTTGTTAAAAAGATGATCCAATTTTATAGGGCACATCCAGCATTCAGAAGGGAAAGATATTTTCAAGGAAAGAAATTATTCGGCATGCCGTTAAAAGATGTGACCTTCTATACTCTAGAAGGTAGGGAAGTTGATGAGAAAACATGGAGTTCCCCGACGCAACTAGTTATTTTCGTGTTGGAGGGAAGTGTTATGGACGAGATTAATATGTATGGAGAGAGAATTGCTGATGATTCCTTCTTAATAATACTTAACGCAAATCCCAATAACGTAAAGGTGAAATTCCCAAAAGGTAAATGGGAACTAGTTATCAGTTCTTATTTGAGAGAAATAAAACCAGAAGAGAGAATCATAGAAGGTGAGAAGGAACTGGAAATAGAGGGAAGGACGGCATTAGTTTATAGGAGGATAGAATTATGA